TCTGCTAAGGCTAAATACTACCTAGCGACCGATAGTGAACCAGTACCGTGAGGGAAAGGTGAAAAGCACCCCGGGAGGGGAGTGAAATAGTACCTGAAACCGTGTGCTTACAAATAGTCGGAGCCCGTTAAAAGGGTGACGGCGTGCCTTTTGTAGAATGAACCGGCGAGTTACGGTAGCGTGCGAGGTTAAGTTGAAGAGACGGAGCCGCAGCGAAAGCGAGTCTGAATAGGGCGATAGTACGCTGCCGTAGACCCGAAACCGTGTGATCTAGCCATGTCCAGGGTGAAGGTAGGGTAACACCTACTGGAGGCCCGAACCCACGCACGTTGAAAAGTGCGGGGATGAGGTGTGGCTAGCGGTGAAATTCCAATCGAACTCGGAGATAGCTGGTTCTCCCCGAAATAGCTTTAGGGCTAGCCTCGGAATTTAGAGTCTTGGAGGTAGAGCACTGATTGGACTAGGGGCCCTCATCGGGTTACCGAATTCAGTCAAACTCCGAATGCCAATGACTTATGTCCGGGAGTCAGACGGTGAGTGCTAAGATCCATCGTCAAAAGGGAAACAGCCCAGACCATCAGCTAAGGTCCCCAAGTATACGTTAAGTGGGAAACGATGTGGAGTTGCCCAGACAACCAGGATGTTGGCTTAGAAGCAGCCACCATTTAAAGAGTGCGTAATAGCTCACTGGTCGAGTGACTCTGCGCGGAAAATGTAACGGGGCTAAACGTATCACCGAAGCTATGGCAGTCCTTACGGACTGGGTAGGGGAGCGTTCCAAGCAGCAGTGAAGCCGTACTGGAAAGAGCGGTGGAGCGCTTGGAAGTGAGAATGCCGGTGTAAGTAGCGAAAAGACAAGTGAGAATCTTGTCCACCGAAAGCCTAAGGTTTCCTGGGGAAGGCTCGTCCTCCCAGGGTTAGTCGGGACCTAAGCTGAGGCCGAAAGGCGTAGGCGATGGACAACAGGTTGATATTCCTGTACCACCTCTGTTCCGCTTGAGCAATGGCGTGACGCAGGAGGATAGGGTGAGCGGCCTATTGGATGGCCGTCCAAGCAGTAAGTGTGGTGTGTAGGCAAATCCGCACACCGTGAAGCATGAGCTGTGATGGCGAGGGAAATATAAGTACCGAAGTCCCTGATTTCACACTGCCAAGAAAAGCGTCTAGCGAGGAACAAGGTGCCCGTACCGCAAACCGACACAGGTAGGCGAGGAGAGAATCCTAAGGTGCGCGGGATAACTCTTGCTAAGGAACTCGGCAAAATGGCCCCGTAACTTCGGGAGAAGGGGCGCCTCGGTAGGGTTAATAGCCCGAGGGGGCCGCAGTGAAAAGGCCCAAGCGACTGTTTAGCAAAAACACAGGTCTCTGCGAAGCCGCAAGGCGAAGTATAGGGGCTGACGCCTGCCCGGTGCTGGAAGGTTAAGGGGATGAGTTAGCGCAAGCGAAGCTTTGAACCGAAGCCCCAGTAAACGGCGGCCGTAACTATAACGGTCCTAAGGTAGCGAAATTCCTTGTCGGGTAAGTTCCGACCCGCACGAAAGGCGTAACGACTTGGGCGCTGTCTCGGCAAGAGACCCGGTGAAATCATAATACCTGTGAAGATGCAGGTTACCCGCGACAAGACGGAAAGACCCCATGGAGCTTTACTGTAGCCTGGTATTGGAACTTTGTGCATCATGTACAGGATAGGTGGGAAGCTGAGAAGCAGGGGCGCCAGCCTCTGTGGAGCTGTCGGTGGGATACCACCCTTGATGTACGGAGTTTCTAACTCGTCGCCCTTATCGGGCGAGAGGACCATGCCAGGTGGGCAGTTTGACTGGGGCGGTCGCCTCCTAAAAGGTAACGGAGGCGCCCAAAGGTTCCCTCAGAATGGTCGGAAATCATTCGTAGAGTGTAAAGGCAGAAGGGAGCTTGACTGCGAGACCTACAAGTCGAGCAGGGACGAAAGTCGGGCTTAGTGATCCGGTGGTTCCGCATGGAAGGGCCATCGCTCAACGGATAAAAGCTACCCTGGGGATAACAGGCTTATCTCCCCCAAGAGTCCACATCGACGGGGAGGTTTGGCACCTCGATGTCGGCTCATCGCATCCTGGGGCTGAAGTAGGTCCCAAGGGTTGGGCTGTTCGCCCATTAAAGCGGTACGCGAGCTGGGTTCAGAACGTCGTGAGACAGTTCGGTCCCTATCTGTCGCGGGCGTAGGAAGTTTGAGGAGAGCTGTCCTTAGTACGAGAGGACCGGGATGGACGCACCGCTGGTGCACCAGTTGTCACGCCAGTGGCACAGCTGGGTAGCTATGTGCGGACGGGATAAGCGCTGAAAGCATCTAAGCGTGAAGCCCCCTCCAAGATGAGACTTCCCACAGCGCAAGCTGGTAAGACCCCTCATAGACGATGAGGTTGATAGGTTCGGTGTGGAAGCGCGGTAACGCGTGGAGCTGACGAATACTAATCGGTCGAGGACTTATCCACACACTTAGCAACTGATCATGCAGATCCAGTTTTCAGGGAATAAAAGAGACCATCCAAGTCGGATGGTTTTTTTGCACTATTTGAAGACTGACGTATGTTTTTTAAAAAAGAGTTATGTCATTATGAGACAAGCCTCTTCCAGTCGGATCCACTAACAGTATAGCTAGTATTTCTCCCTCTTCTTGCTCGATATTCGGTAATGCTGCTTCCCGCAGCGTTATCCTCTTCTACGCTTACTTTTGGCTTAGTCATTGTCTTCTATGGCTTAGATTGGGTAGCTATTGGCTGCACATCAATTAGGTGCTGCTGTGCTGTATACGGTGGAGGAGTCATTTAAAGTTATGCGAATTGGAAGGAACGCGCTTGCGGCGAAAGTTTCCGGGAACATGTAGCGGTAAATATATAGATGGAAAGTAAAACACCCGAGTAGACATTAGATCACTCGGGTGTTCGTGAGTTTTCAGGCTGGGGATACAAGGGGAGGGTGATGCGAAAGATAGCGCCGTGGAGTCGGCCGTTTTCTGCCTGAAGACAGCCGTGCGAACGTTCGATAATTGCTCGAGAAATAGCTAGCCCCAGTCCGACATCACCATTTTTTCCTTTCACAAAACGATGAAATAAATGAGGGAGAAGTTCTTCCGCGATGCCCTCCCCATCATCTTGTACTTCTATCTGGAGTTGACGCTTGCCTGATTTAATTTCGATCGTGATCTGATCCTTGGCATGTCGCAAAGCATTTCCAATGATATTCAACAGGGCTTGAAGAAACTTTCCTTCATCTACGTACACTACGTCATTGGTTTTAGTCGGACGTACTGAAATCGTTACATTGTGTTGGAGCTGCAAAGGGTGTAAACGCTCAATGGTCCGAGTCACCAGGTCGGTAGCGGAATGCCACGAGGGATCAAACAAATTCTCTTCGCCTTCAAGCTTGGCCAACAATATAATTTCAGTCACAATATGCTTCAATCGATTGGTTTCCTCAACGATGACATCAAAACCCTTTTCAGCAGCAGCATCAACAAAAACACCATCGCGAATTCCCTCGGCATATCCTTGAATGGACATGAGAGGGGTTTTTAGCTCGTGGGAAGCATTCTGTAAAAATTGCCGCTGGATTTCATGAAAACGATCGAGCTCTTGTGCCATGGAGTAAACACTATTCGAGACTTCAGCAATTTCACCGCGTGCAGGAATGAGTTGGACTTCGGAAAAACGCCGTGCTTGAATCTTTTTTATTTCTCTCGTCAATTTATGCAGTGGCTGCACCATACTACGCGTAATAAAAAAGCTGAGCAAAATGGTAGATACCGCTCCAATCAAAACGATGAGCAAGATGTTATTCGTCATTTCCATACGAGTGTCTTTAAGTCCACGTACAGGAGAGGCCAGAATCAGTCGTTGCTTTTCGTCGTTTTTAAAAGGCAGGTTAACGACCACATAATCATCGCTTCCGACCATCCATATGTTTCGATTTTGCCTTTTCTCCGCTTTACGCTCAAGGGCATCCATCCACCCATTCAAATTGGAAGAAGGCAGGGACGTGTAGAGTACTTTTTTCTTTTTGCCTAAGAGTAAAACTTCTATCTTGCGATTGGAGACGAGAAGCTTTTCGAGTTCTGCGACTCCCTCTGTTTCAATCTTTGCATTCGATTCGTTCATTTTTTCTATCCAGAATCGACCTTTTAGGTTTAATTCATTCTTTTGCTGCTCAATTAAATTATCAAGCAAAAACGAATTGATCAGGAAAGCTGATACCCCCATGACAAGACAGAGAAGAAGGGCGAACATCAACGTAATGCGAAAATGGATACTCATTCATCTTTCGTTCCTTCCAAAGTTCGCAGGCGATACCCAAAGCCCCAAACCGTTTCAAGAGGGATCTTATCCAGCTTTTTTCGGATACGACGAATGAGATCATCAACCACTCGATCACTTCCAAAATAATCAAATCCCCATATAAGAGAGAGCAGCTCATCACGGGAAAAAGCCCGATTCGGATGCTCCGATAAAAGGCTGAGCACTTGAAACTCTTTCGAGGTCACCTCTACTTCCTCCCCAAAAGAATATACAAGACGTTTTTCCTTATCTAAAACAAGAGCGCTAATAGCTGTTTGTTCCGCATGGGATTTCATTTGTTTCCAACGCTGGAGTGCCCGATTCACACGTGCCACTAATTCACGGGGACTAAAAGGCTTGGTGAGATAATCGTCGCTTCCTAGCTCTAGTCCAAGAATCTTGTCTACTTCTTCGTCGCGTGCGGAAACCATGATGATAGGCGTTTCTGAGCCAGCACGAATACGTCGGCAAAACTCATAGCCATTCATACCTGGCAACATGATGTCCAATACCCATAGATCGGGGGGATTCTCTTGCTCTAAAGTAATGGCCTCTTCGGCTGATTCAATGGCAGTTGTAACATAGCCTTCCTTTTGCAGATAGGCTTCGACGATCTGACGAATATTGATGTCATCGTCTACGATAGCAATGTGATAGATCTTCATGGGATTCCTCCGCGAACCTTAAGATTCTCACTTTATTGTACATCTTCAAAAAGACTTAAGCAGTTGTTGGAGGCATTTCCCACACTTTTCCCATACTTCCTTTCCTACGTTTCTTACAATAGTGTAAGGAAGTTGAAACCCAAATCGATAGGACTACGTGGTCATACTCTGTAAAATGAAAGTACATTCAATAACGGAGGGATACACCATGAGAAAACTACTACAGATGATCGTGATTACGTTCGGATTGTTAATCGATACGAAGACAATGATTCGCTTCTCTGAATTGGAAATGGTCGTGAAGCTGTAAAGATGATGATAACTACATGTAAAAAGACATGAAATTCTAGGCGCCAGAATGTAGGGGCCTTTTTTGTTTTTGTGTGATCCAGCGTGAAACAAAGCTGGAATATTTAGGGGTGAAATGGAATGCCCGAGTGTACGACCAATTCAGAGGGAAATCTTAGGGAAATAGATTGATTTAAGTGGTTTTTTTGGACGTGTCCTCTCTCTATATGGTATAATGAAGTATTGTGATAACCAGTTGGAGGTTTACCCTTTATGGCAGAAGAAACTGCTCGGTTTCCAAAAGTCGATATTAGCCACGAAATGAGAGAATCGTTCATTAGCTATGCGATGAGCGTTATCGTCAGTCGGGCTTTGCCTGACGTTCGCGATGGTTTGAAGCCTGTACACAGGCGTATTTTGTATGCCATGCACGATATGGGCCTTACTCCTGACAAGCCGTTCCGTAAATCGGCAAACGTTGTCGGGGAAGTAATGGCGAACTACCATCCGCATGGTGACTCTTCCATCTATGAAGCGATGGTACGTATGGCCCAAGATTTTAACATGCGCTACATGCTGGTTGAAGGGCAAGGGAACTTCGGTTCTGTAGACGGCGACCCGGCAGCGGCGATGCGTTATACGGAGTCGCGTTTTTCCAAGCTCGCGCTGGAGCTTTTGCGCGATATTGATAAAGAAACGGTCGATTTCATTCCTAACTACGACGGACGCAAAGAAGAGCCGGTTGTATTGCCTTCTCGTTTCCCGAACCTGCTTTTGAATGGTGCATCAGGGATTGCTGTAGGTATGGCTACCAATATTCCGCCACATAACTTGACGGAAGTTGTTGATGGTGTCATTGCCATGATCGACAATCCTGATATTACGATTCAAGATTTGATGAAAATCATCAAGGGACCTGACTTCCCTACAGCGGGGGAGATTCTCGGTTACAGTGGTATTCGCCGTGCCTATGAAACAGGCCGTGGTTCCATTATTATGCGCGCCAAAACCCAGATTGAAGAGGATGGGAAAGGCAAACCACGCATCATCGTAACAGAGATCCCTTATCAGGTAAACAAGGCTAGACTCGTGGAAAAAATCGCGGAGCTAGTGCGCGAGAAAAAAATCGAAGGCATTACCGACCTTCGTGATGAGTCTGACCGCAAAGGTATGCGTATTGTCATGGAATTGCGCCGTGACGTCATTCCAAAGGTTGTATTGAACAATCTATTTAAGCATACCCAAATGCAGTCTACATTTGGTGTGAATATGCTGGCACTCGTTGATAGTCGTCCGCGTGTATTGAATCTGCGTGACATGCTCTATTACTATTTGGAGCACCAACGTGTCATTATCCGCAGAAGGACCGAATACGATCTCAAGCAAGCAGAAGCCCGTGCGCACATCTTGGAAGGCTTGCGTATTGCATTGGATCATATTGACGAGATTATCAGCTTGATTCGTTCTTCTCAAACCACGGAAGAAGCTCGCACAGGACTCATGGAGAATTACTCCTTGTCCTACGAGCAGGCACAGGCGATTCTCGATATGCGTCTGCAACGCCTGACTGGTTTGGAACGAGAAAAAATCGAGAACGAATACCAGGAGCTCATGGTAAAAATCGCAGAACTGCGTGCTATTCTTGCAGACGAAGCTAAAATCTACGCGATCATCCGCGATGAGCTGGGTGAGATCAAAGAGAAGTTTGGCGATGAAAGACGCACAGAAATTACTTTCGATGAGAATCATATCGAAGATGCTGATTTGATCCCAGAGGAAGATGTCGTAATCACCCTGACGCATGACGGTTATATCAAGCGTCTGCCTGTTTCGACCTACCGTTCGCAAAAACGTGGTGGACGTGGCGTGCAGGGATTGGGAACCAAGGATGACGATTTTGTCGAGCATCTGTACATTACCAACTCGCATGATTACATCATGTTCTTTACGAGCAAAGGGAAGGTGTATCGCCTAAAAGGATTTGAGATTCCTGACCTGAGCCGGACAGCAAAAGGTACCCCAATCATCAATCTCATTCAGATTGAAAAAGGGGAGCGGGTTAGTGCGGTAATCCCTGTGAAAGAGTTTGATCAAGAACATTACCTGTTCTTTGCGACCAAGAAGGGGATTATTAAGAAAACTACGCTGGAGTCCTATGAAAACATTCGCAAAGGCGGGCTAATTGCGGTTAACCTGCGCGAAGATGATGAGTTGATTGGTGTTCGTCTGACGGATGGCCAACAACAAATCATTATGGGTACTCATAAAGGTATGTCCGTCCGTTTCAATGAGGGAGACGTACGCACGATGGGACGTAACGCCACCGGTGTGAAGGGGATTACCCTTGACGACGATGATGATGTCATCGATATGGACGTTATCAAGCCAAATGCAGAAGTGCTCATTGTAACGGCGAATGGTTACGGAAAACGGACTCCTGTCGATGAATACCGCATTCAATCTCGTGGCGGTAAAGGAATTAAGACACACAATGTAACGGATCGTAGCGGTCCGGTCGTCGGTCTGAAAGTCGTTGAGCCTGAAGAAGATCTGATGATTATTACCACTTCCGGTATCATCATTCGTACAGAAATGAAAGGTATTTCTGTGATGGGGCGCTACACGCAAGGTGTGAAACTGATCCGTTTGTCTGAAAATGAGCAAGTGGGATCAGTCGCCAAATGTCCTCCGACTGAGGAAGAGGATATGACGGATGAAGATGCAGAAGAGGGAATCGAAGATCTGCAAGACGGAGAGACTGTCGAAGCAACCGAGCCTATCGAACCTACCGAACCGACAGAGGAATAAAGAAAAATCACGACGAAAGCGTCCCGCATAATGTGGGGCGTTTTTTCTGTGTAAATGCAAAAGTTTGTTCAACCCATTGCTTTTTTCCTGCAAATGGTTTGGGTTTGAAGTAAAATTGGGAAATGGATACTATATCATTAACAAGTTGGATCGGGTGGTGAGCAGGTTGCCCAATGTGGAAGTGAAACAACTGACTCTTGGAGCGAAATTGGCTGAAGACGTATTTACAGCATTGGGAGGCATTCTTTTTGCAAAAGGAACCCCTCTCTATGAACGGGAAGTGCAATTCTTAGAAGCGTTCATGATCAAGCAGGTACAAGTAGAGGATTCAGGAGGGGATTTGACTGACCAAGGTGAACCAACCTCAACTAAGGTAGATGCGCCAGAAGCTTCTGATAAGTTTACCCAAGCTAAACCTGTGTTTCAGGAGTCATTTGATAAAGCAGTGTCTACACTGAAAAATTTGATGACCCGCGTACAAGGCGGCAATAACATACCAGTTATGGAAGTCAGAGAAGTTGTTACGCCGATCATTACGGAGTTTCAGCAGCAACCACAAGTACTTCTCTCCCTTCGGCGCTTTGCAAAGATGGATAGCTATGCCTACGAGCATGCCGTAGCGGTTGGGATTATTTCTTATATGATTGCAAAATGGGTCAAGGTACCTGAAAAGGAATGGATGCAGGTCGCACTGGCGGGTACATTGCTCGATATAGGAAAAACGAAA
The window above is part of the Brevibacillus brevis NBRC 100599 genome. Proteins encoded here:
- a CDS encoding HD-GYP domain-containing protein — encoded protein: MPNVEVKQLTLGAKLAEDVFTALGGILFAKGTPLYEREVQFLEAFMIKQVQVEDSGGDLTDQGEPTSTKVDAPEASDKFTQAKPVFQESFDKAVSTLKNLMTRVQGGNNIPVMEVREVVTPIITEFQQQPQVLLSLRRFAKMDSYAYEHAVAVGIISYMIAKWVKVPEKEWMQVALAGTLLDIGKTKIDRRILQKPGKLTPDEFEEMKKHTVYGYQIIKSSHGLSEGVALAALQHHEREDGSGYPLGLPGSKLHLYSKIVAVADVYHAMSSDRVHQKALSPYQVVEQLVQDSFGKLDPTIVRSFVEGITQFAVGTLVELSDGTIGKIVFTDRNHPTRPMVETGGKIVNLVEARHLSIVRVMEQ
- a CDS encoding response regulator transcription factor, whose translation is MKIYHIAIVDDDINIRQIVEAYLQKEGYVTTAIESAEEAITLEQENPPDLWVLDIMLPGMNGYEFCRRIRAGSETPIIMVSARDEEVDKILGLELGSDDYLTKPFSPRELVARVNRALQRWKQMKSHAEQTAISALVLDKEKRLVYSFGEEVEVTSKEFQVLSLLSEHPNRAFSRDELLSLIWGFDYFGSDRVVDDLIRRIRKKLDKIPLETVWGFGYRLRTLEGTKDE
- a CDS encoding sensor histidine kinase, translated to MSIHFRITLMFALLLCLVMGVSAFLINSFLLDNLIEQQKNELNLKGRFWIEKMNESNAKIETEGVAELEKLLVSNRKIEVLLLGKKKKVLYTSLPSSNLNGWMDALERKAEKRQNRNIWMVGSDDYVVVNLPFKNDEKQRLILASPVRGLKDTRMEMTNNILLIVLIGAVSTILLSFFITRSMVQPLHKLTREIKKIQARRFSEVQLIPARGEIAEVSNSVYSMAQELDRFHEIQRQFLQNASHELKTPLMSIQGYAEGIRDGVFVDAAAEKGFDVIVEETNRLKHIVTEIILLAKLEGEENLFDPSWHSATDLVTRTIERLHPLQLQHNVTISVRPTKTNDVVYVDEGKFLQALLNIIGNALRHAKDQITIEIKSGKRQLQIEVQDDGEGIAEELLPHLFHRFVKGKNGDVGLGLAISRAIIERSHGCLQAENGRLHGAIFRITLPLYPQPENSRTPE
- the gyrA gene encoding DNA gyrase subunit A, translated to MAEETARFPKVDISHEMRESFISYAMSVIVSRALPDVRDGLKPVHRRILYAMHDMGLTPDKPFRKSANVVGEVMANYHPHGDSSIYEAMVRMAQDFNMRYMLVEGQGNFGSVDGDPAAAMRYTESRFSKLALELLRDIDKETVDFIPNYDGRKEEPVVLPSRFPNLLLNGASGIAVGMATNIPPHNLTEVVDGVIAMIDNPDITIQDLMKIIKGPDFPTAGEILGYSGIRRAYETGRGSIIMRAKTQIEEDGKGKPRIIVTEIPYQVNKARLVEKIAELVREKKIEGITDLRDESDRKGMRIVMELRRDVIPKVVLNNLFKHTQMQSTFGVNMLALVDSRPRVLNLRDMLYYYLEHQRVIIRRRTEYDLKQAEARAHILEGLRIALDHIDEIISLIRSSQTTEEARTGLMENYSLSYEQAQAILDMRLQRLTGLEREKIENEYQELMVKIAELRAILADEAKIYAIIRDELGEIKEKFGDERRTEITFDENHIEDADLIPEEDVVITLTHDGYIKRLPVSTYRSQKRGGRGVQGLGTKDDDFVEHLYITNSHDYIMFFTSKGKVYRLKGFEIPDLSRTAKGTPIINLIQIEKGERVSAVIPVKEFDQEHYLFFATKKGIIKKTTLESYENIRKGGLIAVNLREDDELIGVRLTDGQQQIIMGTHKGMSVRFNEGDVRTMGRNATGVKGITLDDDDDVIDMDVIKPNAEVLIVTANGYGKRTPVDEYRIQSRGGKGIKTHNVTDRSGPVVGLKVVEPEEDLMIITTSGIIIRTEMKGISVMGRYTQGVKLIRLSENEQVGSVAKCPPTEEEDMTDEDAEEGIEDLQDGETVEATEPIEPTEPTEE